One Aegilops tauschii subsp. strangulata cultivar AL8/78 chromosome 7, Aet v6.0, whole genome shotgun sequence genomic window carries:
- the LOC109748193 gene encoding uncharacterized protein, translating to MQQAKVKVKDGASALRAKAKIVWAKLAEKMEAATSRSHDERRLAHERGRAKVAAAEAQLHQEKVAHREAAMEHRLHKHAGVGGHNHKHGAGGVH from the coding sequence ATGCAGCAAGCGAAGGTGAAGGTGAAGGATGGCGCGAGCGCGCTGAGAGCCAAGGCGAAGATCGTGTGGGCCAAACTGGCCGAGAAGATGGAGGCCGCGACGTCGAGGTCGCACGACGAGCGGCGGCTGGCGCACGAGCGTGGCAGGGCCAAAGTCGCCGCCGCTGAGGCGCAGCTTCACCAGGAGAAGGTCGCGCACCGTGAGGCCGCCATGGAGCACCGCCTCCACAAGCACGCTGGCGTCGGCGGCCACAACCACAAGCACGGTGCCGGTGGCGTGCACTGA
- the LOC109748194 gene encoding protein NRT1/ PTR FAMILY 2.3 — translation MDSSPRPQYLEDQEAQTKAGGKRGGWITLPFIVATMLGLGLAVNGTTSNMLVYLLKEYHVDGVKAAQIANVVRGSLNLVPIAGAVLSDSYLGCFPVILAGAAINVLAFVLFTLTAALPSLRPPHCTLSSAECQQGSPGQLFVLYAAICLLAIGAGGTRFNIATMGADQFSSTRDKDSFFNWYLVFLYASFMLGDTAIVYIQDSVSWAVGFGVCLATTAFGTIMLLLGVCYYRMPATKASPYTELARVIVAAVRKGSIKVDGAHDSVQYNVGAGAVVDSADDGAPSKSLRFLNRAAMITTSDKSSGSGDASAGAWRLCTVQQVEDLKAVVSVFPLWSSGILLFMSIGVMIGMIVLQALAMDRSVGPHFSIPAGSVGVSCRVSFILATLVLDRAVFPLWRKITGGTPPTPLQRVGIGHVLNVGAMVAAALVERRRLAQPGVPMSVMWLLFPMGIAGVGEALHFPGNMAFYYQEFPKTLRSLATAMAPMLVALGFFSSTMFMDMVTRFTAWLPENIDHGRLDNVYWTLAAVGTFNFAYFLACDRRYKYHNRAAM, via the exons ATGGACAGCTCCCCGAGACCTCAGTACCTCGAGGATCAAGAAGCCCAGACGAAGGCAGGCGGAAAGCGAGGAGGATGGATCACTCTTCCCTTCATAGTTG CCACCATGCTGGGGCTGGGGCTGGCTGTCAACGGGACGACCAGCAACATGCTGGTGTACCTGCTCAAGGAGTACCACGTGGACGGCGTCAAAGCCGCGCAGATCGCCAATGTCGTCCGCGGCTCCCTCAACCTCGTGCCCATTGCCGGCGCCGTCCTCTCCGACTCCTACCTCGGCTGCTTCCCCGTCatcctcgccggcgccgccatcAACGTTCTG GCTTTTGTGTTGTTCACGCTCACCGCGGCGCTGCCATCCCTGAGGCCGCCACACTGCACATTGTCATCGGCTGAGTGCCAGCAAGGATCCCCCGGGCAACTCTTCGTGTTGTACGCTGCCATCTGTCTTCTCGCCATTGGCGCTGGTGGGACACGTTTCAACATCGCGACGATGGGCGCGGACCAGTTCAGCAGCACGCGCGACAAGGACAGCTTCTTCAACTGGTACTTGGTCTTCCTCTACGCCTCCTTCATGCTCGGCGACACAGCCATCGTCTACATCCAAGACAGCGTGTCATGGGCGGTGGGCTTTGGTGTTTGCCTCGCCACGACGGCATTCGGCACAATCATGCTTCTTCTGGGCGTATGTTACTACCGGATGCCGGCGACAAAGGCCAGCCCGTACACAGAGCTGGCTCGCGTCATCGTGGCCGCCGTGCGCAAGGGTAGCATCAAAGTCGACGGCGCGCATGACAGTGTGCAGTACAACGTGGGTGCCGGCGCCGTCGTGGACTCGGCCGATGATGGGGCACCAAGTAAAAGCTTAAG ATTTCTGAATCGAGCCGCCATGATCACTACAAGCGACAAATCATCCGGGTCCGGGGATGCATCAGCTGGCGCCTGGCGGCTGTGCACGGTGCAGCAAGTGGAGGACCTCAAGGCCGTCGTCAGCGTCTTCCCGCTGTGGTCATCCGGAATACTGCTGTTCATGTCGATCGGCGTGATGATCGGCATGATCGTCCTGCAGGCGCTCGCCATGGACCGCTCCGTCGGACCACACTTCAGCATCCCGGCGGGGTCGGTCGGCGTCAGCTGCCGCGTCTCGTTCATCTTGGCCACCCTGGTCCTGGACCGCGCCGTCTTCCCTCTCTGGCGCAAGATCACCGGCGGCACGCCACCGACCCCGCTACAGCGTGTGGGCATTGGCCACGTGTTGAACGTCGGGGCCATGGTCGCCGCCGCACTAGTGGAGCGCCGGAGGCTTGCGCAGCCCGGCGTGCCCATGTCCGTGATGTGGCTCCTGTTCCCGATGGGAATCGCGGGGGTCGGGGAGGCCCTGCACTTTCCTGGCAACATGGCCTTCTACTACCAGGAGTTCCCCAAGACGCTGCGGAGCCTGGCTACGGCCATGGCGCCGATGCTCGTCGCGCTGGGGTTCTTCTCGAGCACCATGTTCATGGACATGGTGACGCGGTTCACGGCGTGGCTGCCGGAGAACATAGACCACGGGAGGCTGGACAACGTCTACTGGACGCTGGCGGCGGTGGGGACATTCAACTTTGCCTACTTCCTCGCATGCGACAGGCGTTACAAGTACCACAACCGCGCGGCAATGTAG